In Nitrospira sp., one DNA window encodes the following:
- a CDS encoding tetratricopeptide repeat protein, whose product MDIQDFLVQGEGREEDKRQAWDLFQQAYEQQMKRELEEAVNLYKKSLATHPTAEAYTFLGWTYSWMGRIDEAIEECHKAIVQDPDFGNPYNDIGAYLIEKGEFDEAIPWFQRAIQAKRYESPAYPHLNLGRVYERKGDWTEAIDSYKKALTLDPNYVLARKALGRLVSSLN is encoded by the coding sequence ATGGATATTCAAGACTTTTTGGTCCAAGGCGAAGGCCGCGAAGAAGACAAGCGCCAGGCATGGGATCTCTTCCAGCAGGCTTATGAGCAACAGATGAAGCGTGAACTGGAGGAGGCCGTCAACCTGTACAAAAAATCGCTTGCGACTCATCCCACTGCCGAAGCCTACACGTTCTTGGGATGGACCTATAGCTGGATGGGACGGATTGACGAGGCCATTGAAGAATGTCACAAGGCCATCGTGCAGGACCCTGACTTCGGCAACCCTTACAATGACATCGGCGCCTACCTGATCGAAAAGGGTGAATTTGACGAGGCCATTCCCTGGTTTCAGAGGGCGATTCAGGCCAAGCGTTACGAAAGTCCGGCCTATCCGCACCTCAATCTTGGCCGCGTGTATGAGCGCAAAGGCGACTGGACCGAAGCCATCGATTCGTATAAGAAAGCGCTTACCCTGGATCCAAACTACGTCTTAGCCAGGAAGGCGCTCGGACGGTTGGTCAGCTCGCTGAACTGA
- the nadA gene encoding quinolinate synthase NadA translates to MTAAATLPRPITEYQTQSTEELYRRTTAAKSALGERVMILGHNYQRDEVIQHADFRGDSLMLSKLAAERSERPYIVFCGVHFMAETADILSRSQQTVILPDMAAGCSMADMAAIEQVDQCWEELGRVVPVEDRVIPAVYVNSAAVLKAFCGEHGGITCTSSNAKAVIEWCWARREKILFFPDEHLGRNTANQMGIPREQMIVWDPYQPHGGNTKEAIKRARLILWKGHCSVHQMFQPVHVDHFRKQYPNGNVIVHPECHENVVNKADLIGSTEFIIRTVTAAPAGTTWAVGTELNLVNRLKHELADKKVFFLSSTVCQCATMFRIDAAHLCWAMENLAEGHVVNHIMVSEDDKRWAKVALDRMMAIS, encoded by the coding sequence GTGACGGCTGCTGCAACGCTACCGAGGCCAATCACCGAGTACCAGACGCAGTCGACGGAGGAATTATATCGCCGGACGACAGCGGCGAAGAGTGCGCTAGGTGAACGGGTCATGATCCTGGGCCATAATTACCAGCGGGACGAAGTCATTCAGCATGCCGATTTTCGCGGCGACTCGCTTATGTTGTCGAAATTAGCTGCCGAACGATCCGAGCGCCCCTACATCGTCTTCTGTGGTGTGCACTTTATGGCCGAGACGGCGGACATTCTCAGCCGTTCTCAACAAACAGTGATCCTGCCGGACATGGCTGCTGGTTGCTCGATGGCCGATATGGCGGCGATCGAACAGGTTGATCAGTGCTGGGAAGAATTGGGACGAGTGGTTCCCGTGGAAGACAGGGTGATTCCGGCGGTCTATGTAAACTCCGCGGCGGTACTCAAAGCCTTTTGCGGAGAACATGGAGGCATCACCTGCACCTCTTCCAATGCCAAAGCGGTGATTGAATGGTGCTGGGCCAGGCGAGAAAAAATCCTCTTCTTTCCTGATGAACACTTGGGCCGTAATACGGCGAACCAAATGGGCATTCCCCGTGAACAGATGATCGTGTGGGACCCCTACCAACCGCACGGCGGGAATACGAAGGAAGCCATCAAGCGAGCCAGATTGATCTTATGGAAAGGTCATTGCAGCGTCCATCAAATGTTTCAACCGGTTCATGTGGATCACTTCCGCAAGCAGTATCCGAACGGCAACGTCATCGTGCATCCAGAATGCCACGAAAATGTAGTCAATAAGGCTGATCTCATCGGATCGACCGAGTTCATCATTCGCACGGTGACCGCCGCCCCGGCCGGCACGACCTGGGCGGTTGGGACGGAATTGAATCTTGTCAATCGATTGAAACACGAACTCGCCGACAAAAAGGTGTTTTTCCTGTCATCTACAGTCTGTCAGTGTGCCACCATGTTTCGAATCGATGCGGCACACCTCTGCTGGGCGATGGAGAATCTGGCCGAGGGGCATGTCGTGAACCACATCATGGTGTCCGAGGACGACAAGCGTTGGGCGAAGGTTGCGCTGGACCGCATGATGGCAATCAGTTAG
- the lspA gene encoding signal peptidase II, giving the protein MSVSSLRNLALASVTGSIIFLDQLTKQQIMQTMRLHESISVIPNLFSLTYIRNPGAAFGLLAGSSNAFRMVFFGLTSIFALGLLGTILLRMPEQDWMGRVSVAGILGGAIGNLIDRLRFGEVIDFLDVYVENYHWPAFNVADSAITVGVIFLIIHFAFEKRTDPPPASETSSVPSDQ; this is encoded by the coding sequence TTGAGTGTATCAAGCCTTCGCAATCTGGCCCTCGCATCAGTGACAGGCAGCATCATTTTTCTGGATCAGCTGACCAAGCAGCAGATCATGCAAACTATGCGGCTCCATGAATCGATCTCCGTCATCCCCAATCTCTTCAGTCTGACCTATATCAGAAATCCCGGGGCGGCATTCGGTCTACTGGCGGGGAGCAGCAACGCGTTTCGGATGGTCTTCTTTGGGTTGACGTCGATTTTTGCCCTTGGGCTGCTGGGCACGATTCTGTTGCGGATGCCGGAACAGGATTGGATGGGGCGTGTCAGTGTTGCGGGAATTCTCGGCGGCGCAATCGGGAATCTCATCGATCGGTTGCGGTTCGGAGAAGTGATCGACTTTTTGGATGTCTATGTCGAAAACTATCACTGGCCGGCGTTCAATGTCGCGGATTCTGCGATCACCGTCGGAGTGATCTTCCTGATCATTCACTTTGCCTTTGAAAAACGCACCGATCCTCCTCCTGCTTCGGAAACTTCTTCCGTCCCGTCAGACCAGTAG
- a CDS encoding DUF2024 family protein, which translates to MASDTIHVYDTWVNGKSGRIHFDVMTTDEATALKLAKEYLVSIGEPTATVTTKECQFCHSEPLFMFSAEQQKQAKETGGFIVRMPA; encoded by the coding sequence ATGGCTTCGGATACGATTCATGTCTATGATACGTGGGTCAACGGTAAGAGCGGTCGCATTCACTTCGATGTGATGACGACGGATGAAGCCACCGCCCTCAAGCTCGCCAAGGAATACCTCGTCAGCATCGGGGAGCCGACTGCGACAGTGACGACGAAAGAATGTCAATTCTGTCACAGCGAACCGCTCTTCATGTTCTCTGCGGAGCAGCAGAAGCAAGCCAAGGAAACCGGCGGATTTATCGTCCGAATGCCGGCATAA
- a CDS encoding sulfide-dependent adenosine diphosphate thiazole synthase: MAKPKPAPLRERDITRQIAREYYKEFDQLIESDVIIVGAGPSGLICAHDLAAMGFRTLLIEQSLALGGGFWSGGYLMNKATICEPANEILEEIGVPCKKIKECEGMYIVDPPHATGALIAAAYNAGAKIMNLTRVVDLILRNDGLLEGVVVNSTTAEMAGHDTIHVDPIALESKIVVDATGHDAVLVELLHKRNLYHEVPGNGAMWVARSEEEIMDRTGEVSPNCFVIGLAVAAVYGTPRMGPAFGSMLLSGRYGAELIKKKLKQE, from the coding sequence ATGGCTAAACCTAAACCCGCCCCGTTACGGGAAAGAGACATCACCCGGCAGATCGCCCGGGAATACTATAAAGAGTTTGATCAGCTCATCGAGAGTGACGTCATTATCGTCGGCGCGGGACCATCCGGGCTTATTTGCGCGCACGACTTGGCCGCGATGGGATTTCGCACGCTCCTCATCGAGCAAAGCCTGGCTCTCGGTGGTGGATTCTGGTCCGGCGGGTATCTCATGAACAAGGCCACCATCTGCGAGCCGGCGAATGAAATCCTTGAAGAAATCGGCGTGCCTTGCAAGAAGATCAAAGAGTGCGAGGGGATGTATATCGTCGACCCACCGCACGCCACAGGAGCCTTGATTGCCGCGGCGTACAATGCCGGCGCCAAGATCATGAATCTGACGCGAGTGGTGGATTTGATCCTGCGCAATGACGGCCTATTGGAAGGAGTCGTCGTCAACAGCACCACCGCTGAGATGGCCGGTCATGATACCATCCACGTCGATCCCATCGCCCTTGAAAGCAAGATCGTGGTTGATGCCACCGGTCACGATGCCGTTCTGGTCGAACTCCTTCACAAGCGGAACCTGTATCATGAGGTCCCGGGAAACGGCGCCATGTGGGTCGCACGATCCGAAGAAGAAATCATGGATCGTACCGGAGAAGTGTCTCCAAATTGCTTCGTCATCGGATTGGCCGTCGCCGCCGTGTATGGCACCCCAAGAATGGGCCCAGCCTTCGGCTCGATGCTGCTGTCCGGGCGATATGGAGCGGAGTTAATTAAGAAGAAGCTGAAACAGGAGTGA
- a CDS encoding histidine kinase, with protein MNQTNHTTILVAITDLFFYTKVRDALRQPEYRLEKARTQQDIVEKAVSANPRVILFNMNDLTLDAFQALEKLKADPRLKSIPTLAFANHEEVDTWNRAKALGVTKVVSRNEFSARTRELVEELFTSDVKG; from the coding sequence ATGAACCAGACAAACCACACCACCATCTTGGTCGCCATTACAGATCTTTTCTTCTACACCAAAGTCAGAGACGCATTGCGTCAACCGGAATACCGGCTTGAAAAAGCACGCACGCAACAGGATATTGTCGAGAAAGCCGTATCGGCCAACCCAAGGGTAATCCTCTTCAATATGAACGACCTCACTCTTGATGCTTTTCAAGCGTTGGAGAAACTGAAAGCGGATCCACGGTTGAAGAGCATTCCGACGCTGGCCTTTGCCAATCATGAAGAAGTGGATACCTGGAACCGCGCCAAAGCGCTGGGAGTGACGAAGGTTGTCTCCCGCAATGAGTTCTCTGCCCGTACGAGAGAACTAGTGGAAGAATTGTTCACGTCAGACGTGAAGGGGTAA
- a CDS encoding amidohydrolase family protein: MTEKSLIDCHVHLAALPDGDNGCYISPKMLKSPLFRFLLWKHRLSPDKPREANHKYLNDLLEELRASRYIQKAVILGMDGVYDGNGRLLKEHTDFLINNDYVLNTTKAYPDELLSGVSINPQRQDAVEEIHRCAEAGATLVKVLPNAQQFNPADPRYKPFYRTLVDRKLPFLSHVGYEFSLIGKDQSVGDPDRLRLALDEGVTVIAAHACSYGLILYEKFIPTLHDFARSYPNFYADISALTLPNRFRMLLHLRKHPELQDHLLFGTDYPLSVFHLAAWGRVGFGRLWNMIRTKNRFDRQVEVCKGLNLNFRSFGELVSGRTSYT; this comes from the coding sequence ATGACCGAAAAATCATTGATCGATTGCCACGTGCATCTAGCCGCATTGCCTGACGGTGACAACGGCTGCTATATCTCGCCAAAGATGCTCAAGAGCCCGCTGTTCCGCTTCTTACTCTGGAAACATCGACTGTCCCCTGACAAGCCGCGCGAGGCCAATCACAAGTATCTCAACGACCTTCTGGAGGAATTGCGCGCGTCCCGATATATACAGAAAGCCGTTATCCTCGGCATGGACGGCGTCTATGACGGGAATGGTCGGTTGCTCAAAGAACATACGGACTTCCTTATCAACAACGACTACGTCTTGAACACGACAAAAGCCTATCCCGATGAACTGCTGTCCGGCGTCTCGATCAATCCGCAACGGCAGGACGCCGTCGAGGAAATCCACCGCTGCGCCGAGGCCGGGGCAACCCTTGTGAAGGTCTTGCCGAATGCGCAGCAGTTCAATCCGGCAGATCCCAGGTACAAACCGTTCTACCGCACCCTCGTCGATCGGAAACTGCCGTTCCTCAGCCATGTCGGCTATGAATTCAGCCTGATCGGCAAGGACCAATCAGTTGGAGACCCCGATCGGCTCCGCCTGGCGCTGGATGAAGGCGTGACCGTCATTGCCGCCCATGCCTGCAGCTACGGCCTCATCCTGTACGAAAAATTCATACCCACGCTGCATGATTTTGCGCGGAGCTATCCGAACTTTTACGCCGACATCTCCGCACTCACGCTACCCAACCGGTTTCGCATGCTGCTTCATCTGCGGAAGCATCCGGAGTTGCAGGACCATCTCCTCTTCGGCACCGATTATCCCCTGTCGGTGTTCCATCTCGCCGCTTGGGGCCGCGTGGGCTTTGGCAGGTTGTGGAACATGATTCGTACAAAGAACCGCTTCGATCGACAAGTCGAGGTCTGTAAAGGTTTGAATCTGAATTTTCGATCCTTCGGCGAACTTGTTTCTGGCCGGACCTCGTACACCTGA
- the thiC gene encoding phosphomethylpyrimidine synthase ThiC translates to MSIQANTNGSVNGNGIPTSSLTTTPFPASGKVYVDGTQPGVRVPMREISLTQTKETNGTRSNNAPVILYDTSGPYTDPAVTIDVRKGLTPLRRPWVLSRQDVEELPQVSSNYGRIRAVDPNLAELRFQHIRRSLRAKPGRNVTQLHYARKGIITPEMEFIAIRENQSHPTEPEVASKNGHGGGVTQHPGFAWGAAIPRVITPEFVRDEVARGRAIIPSNINHPESEPMIIGRNFLVKINSNIGNSAVASSIEEEVEKMIWSTRWGADTVMDLSTGKNIHETREWIIRNSPVPIGTVPIYQALEKVNGKAEDLTWEVFRDTLIEQAEQGVDYFTIHAGVRLAYVPMTATRMTGIVSRGGSIHAKWCLAHHQENFAYTHFEEICEIMKAYDVAFSLGDGLRPGSIADANDEAQFAELETLGELTKIAWRHDVQVMIEGPGHVPMHMIQTNMEKQLEACHEAPFYTLGPLTTDIAPGYDHITSGIGAAMIGWYGCAMLCYVTPKEHLGLPTREDVKTGVITYKIAAHAADLAKGHPGAQARDNALSKARFEFRWEDQFNLSLDPETAQQFHDETLPDNAAKVSHFCSMCGPHFCSMKITQDVREYAAQLHVDEQQAIQIGMKEKAEEFKKTGSEIYR, encoded by the coding sequence ATGAGCATCCAGGCGAATACAAACGGATCCGTTAACGGGAATGGGATCCCGACTTCCTCATTGACCACGACGCCCTTTCCGGCATCGGGCAAAGTTTATGTGGACGGAACGCAGCCAGGGGTCCGTGTCCCGATGCGAGAAATCAGTTTGACCCAGACGAAAGAGACGAATGGGACGAGATCCAACAATGCTCCCGTGATCCTCTATGATACCTCTGGCCCTTATACTGATCCCGCCGTCACGATCGACGTCCGCAAGGGACTTACGCCGTTGCGGCGGCCCTGGGTACTCAGCCGACAGGATGTTGAAGAGCTTCCACAAGTAAGCTCGAACTACGGTCGCATCCGTGCGGTCGATCCAAACTTGGCAGAACTTCGTTTTCAGCATATCCGTAGATCGTTGCGGGCCAAACCTGGTCGCAACGTAACCCAGCTGCACTATGCGCGAAAAGGCATCATCACACCGGAGATGGAATTTATCGCCATCCGTGAGAACCAATCGCACCCAACCGAACCCGAGGTTGCATCCAAGAACGGCCATGGTGGTGGGGTGACGCAGCATCCCGGATTTGCCTGGGGTGCCGCCATTCCGCGAGTCATCACGCCGGAGTTCGTGCGCGACGAGGTTGCCCGTGGCCGCGCGATCATCCCATCGAACATCAACCATCCGGAAAGCGAACCCATGATCATCGGACGGAACTTTCTCGTGAAGATCAATTCCAACATCGGCAATTCCGCCGTCGCCTCCTCGATCGAAGAAGAAGTCGAGAAGATGATTTGGTCCACCCGTTGGGGTGCCGATACCGTGATGGACCTGTCGACGGGCAAAAACATTCACGAAACACGCGAGTGGATCATCCGCAATTCCCCGGTGCCGATCGGAACGGTGCCGATCTATCAAGCGCTCGAAAAAGTGAACGGCAAGGCGGAAGACCTCACATGGGAGGTTTTTCGCGACACCCTGATCGAACAGGCGGAACAGGGCGTCGACTACTTCACCATTCACGCGGGCGTGCGCCTGGCCTATGTGCCGATGACCGCAACGCGCATGACGGGGATTGTTTCGCGCGGCGGATCGATCCACGCGAAATGGTGTCTGGCCCACCACCAAGAAAACTTCGCCTATACGCACTTCGAAGAAATCTGCGAAATCATGAAGGCCTACGACGTCGCTTTCAGTCTCGGTGACGGACTCCGACCTGGATCGATCGCCGATGCCAACGACGAGGCGCAGTTTGCCGAGCTCGAGACTTTGGGTGAGCTGACCAAGATCGCATGGCGGCATGATGTACAGGTCATGATCGAAGGCCCAGGCCATGTGCCCATGCACATGATCCAGACCAACATGGAAAAGCAGCTCGAAGCCTGCCATGAGGCTCCATTTTATACTTTAGGACCGCTGACGACCGATATTGCGCCCGGCTACGACCACATTACATCAGGTATCGGCGCCGCCATGATCGGCTGGTACGGCTGCGCCATGTTGTGCTACGTGACTCCTAAGGAACATTTGGGCTTGCCGACTCGCGAGGACGTCAAGACCGGCGTCATCACGTATAAGATTGCCGCCCATGCGGCCGATCTGGCCAAAGGCCACCCTGGCGCCCAAGCGCGTGATAACGCTCTGTCGAAGGCTCGATTCGAGTTCCGCTGGGAAGACCAATTCAACCTCTCTCTCGATCCGGAGACTGCCCAGCAGTTCCACGACGAAACGCTTCCCGACAATGCCGCCAAGGTCTCGCATTTCTGCTCGATGTGCGGGCCACACTTCTGCTCCATGAAAATCACGCAAGACGTTCGAGAGTACGCCGCGCAGCTCCACGTCGACGAACAACAAGCGATTCAGATCGGCATGAAGGAAAAAGCAGAAGAGTTCAAAAAGACTGGCTCTGAAATCTACCGTTAA
- a CDS encoding undecaprenyl-diphosphate phosphatase, which translates to MNEWGPALAVILGVVEGLTEFLPVSSTGHLILVGHALGFTGDVAANAEISIQLGAILAVIVFERHKIGRLLSGAWQEQKTVRAASANQFSAPWSNRIKVSMCSHPNLWFLLGLGIAFLPAATLGLLAHGWIKSYLFTPQTVAATSILGGIIILIVEATERTSSAKNLDQVSVLHAFWIGLAQCVSLIPGMSRSGSTIIGGLLAGLDRKVATEYSFFLALPTIIAATVYETWKARGTFTDQDFLALGLGMLVSFLVAWAVIAVFLTYVQRHTLRVFAYYRIILGLLVILIVR; encoded by the coding sequence ATGAACGAATGGGGTCCAGCGCTCGCCGTGATTCTCGGAGTCGTCGAAGGACTCACGGAGTTTCTGCCTGTCTCATCCACGGGACATCTTATTCTGGTCGGCCATGCCCTCGGCTTCACCGGAGACGTAGCTGCCAACGCTGAAATCTCTATTCAGTTGGGCGCAATTCTGGCTGTCATCGTCTTTGAACGGCACAAAATCGGACGATTGCTGTCCGGTGCCTGGCAGGAACAGAAGACCGTGCGTGCTGCCTCGGCAAACCAATTTTCAGCACCATGGTCCAACCGCATCAAGGTCTCCATGTGCAGTCACCCCAACTTATGGTTCTTGCTGGGACTGGGAATCGCCTTCCTGCCGGCAGCCACACTCGGTCTGTTGGCTCACGGATGGATCAAGTCGTATTTATTCACTCCCCAAACCGTGGCGGCAACATCGATCCTCGGGGGTATCATCATCCTCATTGTTGAAGCCACGGAACGGACCAGCTCTGCCAAGAATCTGGATCAGGTGTCGGTACTGCATGCCTTCTGGATCGGGCTGGCACAATGCGTCTCCCTGATTCCCGGTATGTCTCGCTCCGGCTCAACCATCATCGGAGGTCTGCTCGCGGGATTGGATCGAAAAGTTGCTACGGAATATTCATTTTTCCTCGCCCTCCCAACCATCATCGCGGCCACGGTGTATGAAACGTGGAAGGCACGAGGGACGTTTACCGACCAGGATTTTCTGGCCCTCGGCCTCGGCATGCTCGTCTCATTCTTGGTGGCCTGGGCCGTCATCGCCGTCTTCTTGACCTATGTCCAACGGCACACCTTGCGCGTCTTTGCCTACTATCGTATTATTCTCGGACTGTTGGTCATATTGATCGTCCGCTGA
- the ileS gene encoding isoleucine--tRNA ligase: MDYKSTLNLPKTEFPMKANLPQREPEMLAWWEQEKLYEQIQAMGQGRPRYVLHDGPPYANGRIHIGHALNKILKDIIVKSKTMAGFHAPYVPGWDCHGLPIEHQVMKELGEKNKDLDVSGIRKLCRAYAEKYVDIQRDEFKRLGVLGEWEHPYLTMTPSFESTIIREFGKFVERGGVYKGLKPVLWCTHDQTALAEAEVEYDDHTSPSIYVKFPVVTSPPVFGQTFPGISFPEGLKLVSVIIWTTTPWTLPANQAVCLHRDIDYAFVQMGDELLVMAEKLIESVAKACKFEDYRVLGVKKGGEGFEGLETQRPLSTGLSPILLGDFVTLDQGTGCVHIAPGHGMEDYILVLEHNAKASPGERLEILAPVDNAGRFTSVVPEFAGQHVLKANPKIVDYLQANGRLLGHGSLSHSYPHCWRCKSPVIFRATEQWFVSMETNDLRREALAEIERVRWIPSYGRDRINGMIENRPDWCLSRQRVWGVPIPGFTCSTCHHVLADPVVIEHIAALMGSNGADIWFEQSAGELLPAGTTCPKCGGTQFEKERDILDVWFESGVSYAAVLKPRKWWPSDLYLEGSDQHRGWFHSALLAGVTTDHRAPYQAVLTHGFVVDGQGKKMSKSAGNVVAPQDVIKQSGAEILRLWVASQDYKDDLRVSPAILNQQVEVYRKVRNTCRFILSNLYDFDPALNRVSFDQLSELDRWALFKLHNLVDVVRKNYEKFDFRQIIHELDYFCTVNMSAIYLDILKDRLYTFHKDSRARRSSQTVLCDVLVTFAKLIAPILSFTADEIWRMLPEGVRKEAATTSVHLASFPEFDPAWADGKLAERWERLLKYRTQVQGVLEESRREKTIGSSLEAHVHIEANTDNFHFLKPYEQDLSALFIVSKVTVTQSPEGGEPLRVMVSKSQAGKCERCWNYREAVGKDTAHPTLCDRCVEAIR, encoded by the coding sequence ATGGATTACAAGTCAACACTCAACCTTCCGAAAACCGAGTTCCCGATGAAGGCCAATCTGCCGCAGCGCGAGCCTGAAATGTTGGCCTGGTGGGAACAGGAGAAACTCTACGAGCAGATCCAGGCAATGGGGCAGGGACGGCCTCGGTATGTGCTCCACGATGGCCCTCCCTATGCCAATGGCCGTATCCACATCGGTCATGCTCTGAATAAGATTTTGAAAGACATCATCGTCAAGTCGAAAACCATGGCAGGCTTTCATGCGCCCTATGTGCCGGGGTGGGATTGTCATGGGTTGCCGATCGAACACCAAGTCATGAAGGAGCTTGGCGAGAAGAACAAAGACTTGGATGTCTCAGGGATCCGCAAACTCTGTCGTGCCTATGCTGAGAAATATGTCGATATTCAGCGTGACGAATTCAAACGACTCGGAGTATTGGGAGAGTGGGAACATCCGTACCTCACCATGACGCCGAGCTTTGAATCCACGATCATTCGTGAGTTTGGAAAATTTGTCGAGCGTGGCGGAGTCTACAAGGGTCTCAAGCCGGTACTCTGGTGTACACACGATCAAACGGCGCTGGCGGAAGCAGAAGTCGAATATGATGACCACACGTCGCCATCGATCTATGTGAAGTTCCCGGTCGTCACCTCACCGCCGGTTTTCGGTCAGACCTTCCCCGGCATTTCCTTTCCCGAAGGCCTGAAGCTGGTCTCCGTCATCATCTGGACGACGACACCTTGGACCTTGCCGGCCAATCAAGCGGTCTGTCTTCATCGCGACATCGACTACGCATTTGTGCAGATGGGAGATGAACTTCTCGTTATGGCCGAGAAGTTGATCGAGAGCGTGGCCAAGGCTTGCAAGTTCGAAGACTATCGGGTGTTGGGGGTGAAGAAGGGCGGAGAGGGGTTCGAGGGGTTGGAGACGCAACGTCCATTGTCCACCGGGTTGTCGCCGATTCTGCTCGGTGATTTTGTGACGCTTGACCAAGGGACCGGCTGCGTGCATATCGCACCGGGTCACGGGATGGAAGACTACATCCTCGTGCTTGAGCACAATGCCAAGGCTTCACCAGGTGAACGACTTGAAATCCTGGCACCGGTCGACAATGCCGGGCGGTTCACATCGGTCGTGCCGGAGTTCGCCGGCCAACATGTCTTGAAGGCGAATCCGAAAATCGTCGATTATCTCCAGGCGAATGGACGCTTGCTGGGGCATGGCTCGCTGAGCCATTCGTATCCTCACTGCTGGCGGTGCAAGAGCCCGGTAATCTTTCGTGCAACCGAACAGTGGTTTGTGTCCATGGAGACAAACGATTTGCGCAGAGAGGCGCTTGCGGAGATCGAACGGGTCCGATGGATTCCCAGCTATGGCCGCGATCGAATCAATGGCATGATCGAAAACCGTCCGGATTGGTGTCTGTCGCGTCAGCGTGTGTGGGGTGTGCCAATCCCAGGCTTTACTTGTAGTACCTGTCATCATGTCCTTGCTGACCCTGTCGTGATCGAGCATATCGCGGCCTTGATGGGATCCAACGGTGCTGATATCTGGTTTGAACAATCCGCCGGCGAACTGCTGCCTGCGGGAACAACCTGTCCCAAATGTGGTGGAACACAGTTCGAGAAAGAGCGTGACATTCTCGACGTCTGGTTTGAATCAGGTGTGAGCTATGCGGCTGTGCTCAAACCACGGAAGTGGTGGCCGTCTGACTTGTACCTTGAAGGATCAGACCAACATCGCGGCTGGTTCCACAGTGCTCTGCTGGCCGGTGTCACAACCGATCATAGGGCGCCCTATCAGGCGGTATTGACCCATGGCTTTGTCGTGGACGGGCAGGGCAAGAAGATGTCCAAGTCCGCTGGAAATGTGGTGGCGCCGCAAGATGTCATCAAACAGTCGGGGGCGGAAATCCTTCGTCTGTGGGTAGCGTCGCAAGATTATAAAGACGACCTTAGAGTCTCACCGGCTATTCTGAACCAACAAGTCGAGGTTTACCGCAAAGTCAGAAATACCTGCCGCTTTATCCTAAGTAACCTCTACGATTTTGATCCGGCGCTCAATCGTGTGAGTTTCGACCAGTTGTCGGAACTGGATCGTTGGGCGTTGTTCAAGCTTCATAATCTCGTCGATGTAGTAAGGAAGAATTATGAGAAGTTTGATTTTCGCCAAATCATCCACGAGCTAGATTACTTCTGCACGGTGAATATGAGTGCCATCTATTTAGACATCCTGAAAGATCGGTTGTATACCTTTCATAAGGATTCTCGAGCTCGTCGAAGTTCTCAGACGGTATTGTGTGATGTTCTTGTGACGTTCGCTAAGCTCATTGCGCCGATTCTAAGCTTCACCGCTGATGAAATCTGGCGCATGTTGCCGGAGGGGGTACGGAAAGAAGCTGCCACGACGAGCGTGCATCTCGCCTCCTTTCCCGAGTTCGATCCGGCTTGGGCCGATGGGAAGCTGGCCGAGCGGTGGGAGCGATTGTTGAAGTATCGTACGCAGGTGCAAGGGGTGCTGGAAGAGAGCCGCCGGGAGAAGACGATCGGCTCTTCTTTGGAAGCTCATGTGCACATCGAAGCCAATACCGATAATTTCCATTTTTTGAAACCGTACGAACAGGACCTCAGTGCCCTATTCATCGTCTCGAAAGTGACGGTAACACAAAGTCCGGAGGGTGGAGAACCACTTCGTGTGATGGTGTCGAAATCGCAAGCGGGGAAGTGCGAACGTTGCTGGAATTACCGGGAAGCGGTCGGCAAGGATACCGCCCATCCGACATTGTGCGATCGATGTGTGGAGGCGATCCGTTGA